The Podospora pseudopauciseta strain CBS 411.78 chromosome 2 map unlocalized CBS411.78m_2, whole genome shotgun sequence genome has a window encoding:
- a CDS encoding uncharacterized protein (COG:K; EggNog:ENOG503P2PM), translating to MEAGDSGNRQSGIPTANSNPLDHFDRRPRDQRIDTSYREGQNMATATIISPSAPGYHQHHSSYNSGYPHSAPVTSIPGMISPVEPRRSAEEPESANNHRQSLPSISEVISGTKPGSFAPPVPQQMPPQSLPAPFSVASLTGPPRSFEAGVEKNQSPRTLHPVSSGYPRSDTLPAFSDPSRPALASRPAPPPLNTFSGPHHSPSHAHKVDSAESDHRPPQPQQPPLSAGHREQPPQQLPGLYSETGRLPPGQLPLSAYPASPRSSGPSFASPYDSQRPPAYGEENSEYMHHRLSDYKAALDKHYETYGYQDALQIVANSCRTGFNFAEAYVAAAREQGGSQPILSRMPTENEVGGLLNSLLLALKKLEEVREMIQRNRIQDERARDHGRKPEDEDVAMYNDGMKPAYSLNEVKKRRGLTKLSKQRAAPPGRCHSCNRIDTPEWRRGPDGARTLCNACGLHYAKLERKRQLDQRSLRPKPSEDRS from the exons ATGGAAGCGGGTGATTCGGGTAACAGGCAAAG TGGAATTCCAACTGCCAACAGCAACCCCTTGGATCATTTTGATAGACGACCTCGAGACCAACGCATCGATACCTCGTATAGAGAAGGGCAAAACATGGCGACCGCTACCATCATCAGCCCGAGCGCCCCGGGTTACCATCAGCATCACTCTTCGTATAATTCGGGATACCCACACTCGGCTCCCGTCACCAGCATCCCTGGCATGATCTCGCCGGTTGAGCCGCGCCGGTCGGCTGAAGAACCAGAATCCGCTAACAACCACCGGCAATCCCTCCCTTCCATCTCCGAAGTCATCTCGGGGACAAAGCCTGGGTCATTTGCACCCCCAGTGCCTCAACAAATGCCTCCTCAGAGCCTCCCAGCGCCTTTCTCGGTCGCATCGCTCACAGGTCCGCCACGGTCCTTTGAGGCTGGAGTCGAGAAGAACCAGTCGCCAAGAACACTGCATCCTGTATCGTCGGGTTACCCACGATCAGATACCCTCCCTGCCTTCTCTGACCCATCACGGCCTGCTTTGGCTAGCCGACCtgcacctccaccactgAACACTTTCTCGGGGCCACACCACTCCCCTTCACATGCACACAAAGTCGACTCGGCTGAGTCGGACCACAGGCCACCGCAGCCACAACAACCGCCTCTCAGCGCTGGCCATCGCGAGCAGCCGCCGCAGCAGTTGCCAGGGCTTTATTCTGAAACCGGACGCCTGCCACCTGGACAGTTGCCTCTGTCGGCATACCCAGCATCCCCTAGAAGCTCAGGACCAAGCTTCGCATCCCCATATGATTCGCAACGGCCACCTGCGTATGGTGAGGAAAACAGCGAATATATGCACCATCGGTTGTCGGACTACAAGGCCGCCCTGGACAAGCATTACGAAACATATGGCTACCAAGATGCTCTGCAAATC GTTGCCAACTCGTGCCGTACTGGCTTCAATTTTGCCGAGGCCTACGTAGCTGCCGCGCGGGAGCAGGGTGGCTCGCAGCCCATCCTGTCGAGAATGCCCACCGAGAACGAGGTCGGCGGGCTTCTCAACAGCCTCCTGCTTGCcctcaagaagctcgaggaggtGCGGGAAATGATTCAACGGAATAGAATTCAGGACGAGCGAGCGCGCGATCACGGCCGAAAgcccgaggacgaggatgtgGCCATGTACAACGACGGGATGAAGCCAGCCTACAGTCTGAACGAGGTTAAGAAGCGGCGCGGc CTAACAAAGTTATCAAAACAGCGTGCGGCTCCTCCCGGACGGTGTCACAGCTGCAACAGGATTGACACCCCAGAGTGGAGGCGCGGTCCCGACGGGGCGAGGACGCTATGCAACGCCTGCGGTCTTCACTATGCGAAACTGGAGCGAAAAAGGCAGCTTGATCAGAGGTCGCTGAGGCCGAAGCCATCCGAGGACCGGAGCTAG
- a CDS encoding uncharacterized protein (EggNog:ENOG503P7IM): MFGRRHHAAPVVTTTAPRRRRGLFGGPRRTHHTTAAPITTSTGRRGGLFGGKRRHHATTTHHHHHTTVAPVHHQQRRPSIGDKISGAFLKLKGTLTGRPGQKAAGTRRMHGTDGRGSRRRFY; the protein is encoded by the coding sequence ATGTTCGGTCGCCGTCACCACGCCGCTCCTGTAGTCACTACTACCGCTCCCCGCCGTCGCAGAGGTCTCTTCGGCGGCCCTCGTCGCACTCAtcacaccaccgccgctcCCATAACTACCTCTACCGGTCGCCGAGGCGGTCTCTTTGGCGGAAAGCGCAGACATCATGCCACtaccacccatcaccaccaccacaccaccgtCGCCCCTGTCCATCACCAGCAGAGGCGGCCCTCCATCGGTGACAAGATCAGTGGTGCCTTCCTGAAGTTGAAGGGAACTCTCACTGGAAGACCTGGCCAGAAGGCTGCGGGCACGAGGAGGATGCATGGCACTGATGGCCGgggaagcaggaggagatttTACTAA
- a CDS encoding uncharacterized protein (EggNog:ENOG503NWTU; COG:T), translated as MDAHEKLLDPANVWVDSEKDGAYQQQPLLSQPHQQTKDGDSENKRSLPKRIYYRSIIGYLTSILGALILGCALLRLFAAEAPGNWTSWTTSTPHPPPTNNNNNNNNNNNTYLLGVGKADITGPVVEINLMGYADPRQVGSGLRQRLYSRAFIVGNIDNPSDRLVYLVLDTQSGDTAVRYGILNALESLGEEYKVYGHHNVAVTGTHSHAGPAGWLNYLLPQITSKGFDHQGYRAIVDGAVESIRKAHQSLTPGYLSVGTTKVFGANINRSLFAYLANPEEERVRYNISIEDDGSVEKDLTLLKFERAADEKALGVLTWFPVHGTSLLGNNTLIAGDNKGVAAYLFEKSMRGENPDFVAGFSQASVGDTSPNVLGAWCEDGSGKMCSFENSTCPIDGKSQSCHGRGPGFQTPDSGARSCFEIGKRQFEPARKLFDEGGLTPVRGGWVKAFHKFHNMTGFEFELPGGRMAKTCPAALGYSFAAGTSDGPGAFDFTQHDGNENTTSPVWKVVSRFLKDANEEQRACHGAKPILLDVGEMERPYLWTPNVVDVQVFRVGQLFIIVSPGEATTMAGRRWKEAVRTSDEAGEDAVVVLGGPANSYTHYITTEEEYEIQRYEGASTLYGPHTLAAYINVTMGLLGYLNPDSPAPPPHDQKSMVYPPDNTNRSLSFIPSVVMDNAPLFKSFGDVLTDAEKGTPYVIGDVVKVRFVGANPRNNLKLGGTYAAVEKLGKDGTWERFRDDGDWSVIFEWERTSELMGWSEVTIGWDTALEGEGEMEKGTAYRIRYFGDKKGLLGGVESFEGVSDCFSFKA; from the coding sequence ATGGACGCCCATGAAAAACTGCTCGACCCCGCCAACGTCTGGGTGGACTCGGAAAAGGACGGAGCTTATCAACAACAGCCGTTGCTATcacaaccacatcaacagACCAAAGACGGGGACTCGGAGAACAAGAGATCACTACCGAAAAGAATATACTACCGGTCCATCATCGGGTACCTCACCTCCATTCTCGgcgccctcatcctcggctgTGCACTACTTAGATTGTTTGCCGCCGAAGCCCCCGGAAACTGGACATCATggacaacctcaaccccccaccccccaccaacaaacaacaacaacaacaacaacaacaacaacaacacataTCTCCTCGGCGTGGGCAAAGCAGACATCACCGGCCCCGTAGTCGAAATCAACCTCATGGGCTACGCCGACCCCAGACAAGTCGGTTCCGGTCTCCGTCAACGCCTCTACTCCCGCGCCTTCATCGTCGGCAACATCGACAACCCTTCCGACCGGTTGGTTTACTTGGTGCTGGACACCCAATCAGGTGACACCGCCGTTCGCTACGGCATCCTCAACGCTCTCGAGAGCTTGGGGGAGGAATATAAAGTGTACGGTCACCACAACGTTGCTGTTACGGGAACGCACTCCCACGCTGGGCCAGCTGGGTGGTTGAATTACCTCCTCCCACAAATCACAAGCAAAGGGTTTGATCATCAAGGCTACCGAGCCATTGTGGACGGGGCGGTGGAATCCATCAGAAAAGCGCATCAGAGTCTCACGCCGGGGTATCTCAGCGTCGGGACGACAAAGGTTTTTGGCGCGAATATCAACCGGAGTTTGTTCGCTTACCTTGCCAaccctgaggaggagagggtgaggtatAATATTAGCATCGAAGACGACGGGTCCGTTGAAAAGGATTTGACGCTCTTGAAATTTGAACGTGCCGCTGATGAGAAGGCTTTGGGTGTGCTGACGTGGTTTCCCGTCCATGGGACTTCGTTGTTGGGGAACAACACCCTTATTGCGGGGGATAATAAAGGGGTTGCGGCCTATTTGTTTGAAAAGTCGATGAGAGGGGAGAATCCAGATTTTGTGGCTGGTTTTAGCCAGGCGAGTGTGGGTGATACGAGTCCTAATGTTCTGGGCGCGTGGTGCGAGGATGGGTCAGGGAAGATGTGCAGTTTTGAGAATAGCACTTGTCCTATTGATGGCAAGTCACAGTCTTGTCATGGTCGTGGGCCCGGGTTTCAAACTCCGGACAGCGGAGCTAGGTCCTGTTTCGAGATCGGGAAGAGGCAGTTTGAGCCTGCGAGGAAACTGTTTGACGAGGGGGGCCTCACGCCggtgagggggggttgggtgaaGGCTTTTCACAAGTTTCACAACATGACCGGGTTTGAGTTTGAGCTGCCGGGTGGGAGGATGGCAAAGACTTGTCCGGCTGCGCTGGGGTATTCTTTTGCGGCGGGGACGAGTGATGGGCCGGGGGCGTTTGATTTTACGCAGCATGATGGGAACGAAAACACCACTTCGCCGGTGTGGAAGGTTGTGTCGAGGTTTTTGAAGGATGCGAACGAGGAGCAGAGGGCGTGTCATGGTGCCAAGCCGATTTTGCTGGAtgtgggggagatggagaggccGTATCTGTGGACGCCGAATGTGGTTGATGTTCAAGTGTTTAGAGTTGGACAGCTTTTTATTATTGTTTCACCTGGGGAAGCGACGACGATGGCTGGACGGAGATGGAAGGAGGCCGTGAGGACCAGCGATGAGGCGGGAGAGGATGCGGTTGTTGTGTTGGGGGGTCCGGCCAACAGTTATACGCATTATATCACTACGGAAGAGGAGTACGAGATCCAGAGGTATGAAGGGGCTTCGACTCTGTATGGACCGCACACGCTGGCGGCGTATATCAACGTCACGATGGGGCTGTTGGGGTATTTGAATCCGGATTCGCCGGCGCCTCCGCCGCATGATCAGAAGTCTATGGTGTATCCGCCGGATAATACGAACCGGTCGTTGTCGTTTATCCCGTCAGTGGTGATGGACAATGCGCCGCTTTTCAAGTCTTTTGGGGATGTTTTGACGGATGCTGAGAAGGGTACTCCTTATGTGATTGGGGATGTGGTCAAGGTTCGGTTTGTTGGAGCCAATCCGAGAAACAATCTGAAGCTGGGCGGCACGtatgctgctgttgagaagCTGGGTAAGGATGGGACGTGGGAAAGGTTCAGAGATGATGGGGACTGGAGTGTGATTTTTGAGTGGGAGAGGACGAGTGAGCTTATGGGTTGGAGTGAGGTGACGATCGGGTGGGATACCGCtcttgagggagagggggagatggagaaggggaCGGCGTATCGGATCAGGTACTTTGGGGATaagaaggggttgttgggaggcGTGGAAAGCTTCGAGGGTGTGAGTGATTGTTTCAGCTTTAAGGCTTGA
- a CDS encoding uncharacterized protein (COG:A; EggNog:ENOG503P4VU) has translation MPSITTVHESLPYIDPPPTSTQLTAAQTLITRERTLHPDDPNHALLPPPYHPQFLTPLLTSEFSRLSSTSPPPKLNALDLSRYNTLPSQPPNPTPHSLQSELSKAYTSHAYISSRRSHLALLDTYGKTAWLVGNYHLEGELKALEKELAQTKQEIDLVTLARKTRQEEVGSEMRMLEENWKMGVGRVLETEVATEGVRREVLGVLAGRE, from the exons ATGCCATCCATAACCACCGTCCACGAGTCCCTCCCAT ACATCGACCCCCCCCCCACATCAACCCAACTAACCGCCGCCCAAACCCTCATTACCCGCGAACGCACCCTCCACCCTGACGACCCCAACcacgccctcctcccccccccctacCACCCCCAATTCCTCACCCCTCTCCTCACATCCGAATTCTCCCGCCTCTCCAgtacctcccccccaccaaaactAAACGCCCTGGACCTGTCCCGAtacaacaccctcccctcccaaccccccaaccccaccccccactcCCTCCAGTCAGAACTCTCAAAAGCCTACACCTCCCACGCCTATATCTCCTCCCGCCGCtcccacctcgccctcctaGACACCTACGGAAAAACCGCCTGGCTAGTCGGCAACTACCACCTCGAGGGCGAGCTCAAGGCCCTAGAGAAGGAACTCGCCCAGACCAAACAAGAGATCGATCTTGTGACTCTGGCGaggaagacaagacaagaagagGTCGGGTCGGAGATGAGGATGCTAGAGGAGAATTGGAaaatgggggtggggagggtgctggagaCGGAGGTGGCGAccgagggggtgaggagggaggttttgggggttCTTGCCGGGAGGGAGTAA
- a CDS encoding uncharacterized protein (COG:T; EggNog:ENOG503NU9Z), with protein sequence MSTGFSSPFGGNSNPFGRLETTGMQRVAEEDENDMVTSPTTASFGRAPADHGAGLFRSPFGADAASDTHMTGVNRPHLDPTGYPAQYNLGRRTSVSAESLKPPTGEAYDNWTPPVHPKTPEQLERLKEAISGNFLFSHLDDEQTAQVLGALIEKPIPSKDIKVITQGDTGDFFYIIEKGSFDIYVSLTGKVEPGLDGAGRKVSTIGAGGSFGELALMYNAPRAATVISAEPNCTLWALDRMTFRRILMESTFARRRMYEGFLEEVPLLSSLTPYERSKIADALKSEKFPAGHTIIREGDPGDSFYLLVDGEAVALRRGDETAVKHYKKGDFFGELALLNDAPRAASVVSTTEVKVVSLGKSAFQRLLGPVESIMRRTKYVGVKTGVEEMDPLQTV encoded by the exons ATGTCCACTGGCTTCAGCAGCCCTTTCGGGGGCAACTCGAACCCATTTGGCAGACTGGAGACCACTGGTATGCAAAGAgtcgccgaggaggacgaaaaTGACATGGTGACTTCGCCCACAACGGCGAGCTTTGGCCGCGCTCCAGCCGACCATGGCGCCGGTCTCTTCCGAAGCCCTTTTGGTGCCGATGCGGCATCTGATACACACATGACTGGAGTCAACAGGCCCCATCTTGATCCAACAGGCTACCCAGCCCAGTACAACTTGGGCCGTCGCACTTCGGTATCGGCCGAGTCACTGAAACCCCCTACCGGAGAAGCTTATGACAATTGGACACCTCCTGTGCATCCCAAGACGCCCGAGCAGCTGGAGCGGTTGAAGGAAGCCATCAGCGGCAATTTCCTGTTCAGCCACCTCGATGACGAGCAAACCGCCCAGGTATTGGGGGCTTTGATAGAGAAGCCGATCCCATCCAAGGATATCAAG GTGATTACCCAAGGAGATACCGGTGACTTCTTTTATATCATCGAAAAGGGTTCTTTCGATATTTACGTCAGCCTCACAGGAAAGGTCGAGCCTGGTTTGGACGGGGCTGGCAGGAAGGTTAGCACCATTGGTGCAGGCGGTTCTTTTGGAGAGCTTGCGCTCATGTACAACGCCCCGCGGGCCGCTACTGTTATTTCCGCCGAGCCCAACTGCACCCTCTGGGCCTTGGACCGTATGACCTTCCGGAGGATCCTGATGGAGTCGACCTTTGCCCGTCGTCGCATGTACGAGGGCTTCCTCGAGGAGGTGCCTTTGCTCTCAAGCCTGACCCCGTATGAGCGCTCCAAGATTGCGGATGCGCTCAAGAGCGAGAAATTCCCGGCCGGTCACACCATTATTCGCGAGGGCGACCCGGGTGACTCCTTTTACTTGCTTGTGGATGGCGAGGCGGTCGCTCTTAGGAGGGGCGACGAGACCGCTGTCAAGCACTACAAAAAGGGCGATTTCTTTGGCGAGCTCGCTCTGCTAAACGACGCACCACGCGCCGCCAGCGTCGTGAGCACCACCGAGGTCAAGGTTGTGTCGCTTGGCAAGTCGGCGTTCCAGCGTTTGTTGGGGCCGGTCGAGAGTATTATGCGGAGAACCAAGTATGTGGGTGTCAAGactggggtggaggagatggatcCCCTTCAGACAGTTTAA
- the LEM3 gene encoding alkylphosphocholine resistance protein lem3 (COG:D; COG:K; COG:T; EggNog:ENOG503NVEE) produces the protein MAPRRRRGASDDAAADDHSETDAPKNRPPNTAFRQQRMRAWQCVLTPKLIVTIFSILAVIYLGFGAYLTYLAHTVRDISIDYTKCITDAPTDDFGPIPAENIEAHFSVTNPDLDPFRSQWKRETINDVKVANYTAKREYCYVRINIPEDLKPTISFFYHLNNFYQNHRRYVNSFNAKQLLGDAVDGGTINASTCAPLTHNHEGKIIYPCGLVANSIFNDTFSPPLLLNPRNSSEDSVEYPMSTKGIAWPGIKDLYGLTSYKYSDIVPPPNWEERYKFGYDEVNNPVPDLKSDELFQNWMMLAAAPNFYKLYQKSNTSEVMAAGTYEIKIESNFDTTKYNGGKSFVLTTVSTMGSRNIWPGIIFLIVGGICLVLDVYFILSFFLWKPRKLGDPSYLSWNQPSAPQGHASTS, from the exons ATGGCTCCGAGACGTCGCCGCGGAGCCTCCGACGATGCTGCCGCAGATGACCACTCCGAGACGGATGCGCCCAAGAACCGCCCACCCAATACAGCCTTTCGCCAGCAACGCATGCGCGCCTGGCAGTGTGTGCTGACACCGAAACTTATTgtcaccatcttctccatTCTCGCCGTCATCTACCTTGGCTTCGGCGCCTATCTTACATACCTTGCGCATACT GTCCGCGACATCTCGATCGACTACACCAAGTGTATCACCGACGCACCAACAGATGACTTTGGACCGATTCCGGCTGAAAACATCGAGGCTCATTTCTCGGTGACAAATCCCGACTTGGATCCCTTCCGGTCTCAGTGGAAAAGAGAGACGATCAATGATGTCAAGGTCGCCAATTACACTGCGAAGCGGGAGTATTGCTATGTCCGAATCAACATCCCCGAGGACCTGAAGCCGACCATCAGCTTCTTCTATCACCTCAACAACTTTTACCAGAACCACCGTCGTTATGTCAATTCTTTCAATGCCAAGCAACTTCTCGGCGACGCAGTAGATGGCGGTACCATCAACGCCTCCACCTGCGCACCCCTGACTCACAACCACGAGGGCAAGATCATTTATCCCTGTGGCTTGGTGGCCAACTCAATCTTCAACGACACTTTCTCTCCGCCCCTGTTGTTGAACCCGCGAAATTCGTCAGAGGACAGTGTCGAGTATCCCATGTCGACCAAGGGCATCGCTTGGCCTGGAATCAAAGACTTGTATGGCCTTACAAGCTACAAATATTCAGATATTGTGCCCCCACCCAACTGGGAGGAGCGTTACAAGTTTGGTTATGATGAGGTGAACAACCCGGTACCGGATCTCAAGAGTGACGAGCTTTTCCAAAActggatgatgttggctgCCGCGCCCAACTTTTACAAACTGTACCAGAAGAGTAACACCAGCGAGGTGATGGCTGCTGGTACATACGAGATCAAGATTGAGTCCAACTTCGACACCACCAAGTATAATGGCGGGAAGTCTTTCGTCCTCACCACTGTCTCGACAATGGGATCGCGCAACATCTGGCCAGGAATCATTTTCCTGATTGTTGGCGGTATCTGTCTTGTTCTTGACGTCTACTTCATCTTGTCGTTCTTTTTGTGGAAGCCGCGCAAGCTTGGCGACCCATCATATCTTTCGTGGAACCAGCCATCGGCACCACAGGGGCATGCTTCGACTTCATAA
- the SPT16 gene encoding FACT complex subunit spt16 (MEROPS:MER0026495; COG:K; BUSCO:EOG09260K4V; EggNog:ENOG503NW09): MLLTTDTLYILTTQKKAKYLDQIKGGRFPVEVLVKGKDAAENERHFIKITDAIKAAGKKVGVLTKDTSSGPFIDEWKKIYADNCKDVEQVEIAPALSTAAFSVKDEAELRAMRSSSKACVALLTPYFLDEMSNILDQDKKIKHSALADKVYNKLEDENFWKSVQLPNRQKLPSDFDPEQLDWVLGPIVQSGGKFDLKWQQDSDDEILHPGIIIAAMGLRYKSYCSQIARTFMVDPNKSQESNYKFLLSVHNMILKGIRDGVVVKDVYSKALGLIKSKKPELEKHFLKNVGYGIGLENKDPTLVLNAKNQRTLRDGMTLVITTGFSDIQNPNPQDKNSKTYSLVLTDTVRVTAAEPVVFTGEAPVEVDATSFFFKDEDEAQPTPKKEKRDSRVGAVATKNITSTRLRSERNTAVDDDAEKRRRAHQKELSAKKQAEGLAKYAESTADQNGVEVKKFKRFESYKRDNQFPPKVRDMGIVIDQKNATIVLPVMGRPVPFHVNTIKNASKSDEGEWSFLRINFLSPGQGVGRKDDQPFEDASAHFVRSLTFRSTDGDRYTDIANQIANLKREAVKKEQEKKDLEDVIEQDKLVEIRNRRPAVLDNVFIRPAMEGKRVPGKVEIHQNGLRYQSPLSTTQRVDILFSNVRHLFFQPCEHELIVIIHVHLKDPILFGKKKTKDVQFYREATDIQFDETGNRKRKYRYGDEDEFEAEQEERRRRNELDRLFKSFADKIAEAGKNEGLEVDMPLREIGFNGVPFRSNVYIQPTTECLIQITEPPFMVITLDDIEIAHLERVQYGLKNFDLVFIFKDFTRPPAHINTIPVESLEDVKEFLDSVNIAYSEGPLNLNWSVIMKTVTADTHQFFLDGGWGFLQNDSDEEGGSDEEEEESAFEISESELDVASESSEEDSDFDSNASAEASDEAEMSDEEEGEDWDELEKKARKRDRESGLEEEDNKKGAKKQKRR, translated from the exons ATGCTCCTAACTACCGATACCCTCTACATTCTCACGACTCAGAAGAAAG CCAAATACCTAGACCAGATCAAGGGCGGCCGGTTCCCCGTCGAGGTGCTTgtcaagggcaaggacgCGGCCGAAAACGAGAGGCACTTCATCAAAATCACAGATGCCATCAAGGCAGCAGGG AAGAAGGTCGGTGTGCTTACCAAAGACACCTCCAGCGGCCCATTCATCGATGAGTGGAAGAAGATTTATGCCGACAACTGCAAAGATGTGGAACAGGTCGAGATCGCTCCGGCACTCTCCACCGCTGCCTTCTCTGTGAAGGATGAGGCAGAGCTCCGCGCCATGCGTAGCTCATCCAAGGCCTGCGTGGCCCTTTTGACCCCGTACTTCCTCGACGAAATGTCCAACATCCTCGATCAAGACAAGAAGATCAAGCACAGCGCCTTGGCCGACAAGGTGTACAACAAATTGGAGGACGAGAATTTCTGGAAATCTGTCCAGCTTCCCAATCGCCAGAAATTACCGAGCGATTTTGACCCAGAACAGCTTGACTGGGTCTTGGGTCCTATTGTGCAGAGCGGCGGAAAATTCGACCTCAAGTGGCAGCAGGACTCAGACGACGAGATCCTCCACCCTGGTATCATCATTGCGGCCATGGGCCTGAGATACAAGTCATACTGCTCGCAGATTGCCAGAACCTTTATGGTGGACCCCAACAAGTCCCAGGAGAGCAACTACAAGTTTTTGCTCTCTGTTCACAACATGATCCTGAAGGGGATCCGggacggggtggtggtcaaggATGTTTACTCCAAGGCTCTTGGCTTGATCAAATCAAAGAAGcccgagctcgagaagcaTTTCTTGAAGAATGTTGGCTACGGAATTGGTCTTGAGAACAAGGACCCCACTTTGGTTCTGAACGCCAAGAACCAAAGGACTCTGCGGGATGGCATGACACTTGTCATCACCACTGGATTCAGCGACATTCAGAACCCCAACCCACAGGATAAGAATAGCAAGACTTACTCCTTGGTTCTCACCGACACAGTCCGCGTCACCGCTGCAGAGCCAGTGGTGTTCACAGGCGAGGCTCCCGTGGAGGTTGATGCTacctctttcttcttcaaagacgaggatgaggctcagccaacccccaaaaaggaaaagagagacTCGCGAGTCGGTGCTGTTGCTACTAAGAACATCACTAGCACTCGCCTGCGCTCTGAACGTAACACGGCGGTGGATGACGACGCTGAAAAGAGGCGTCGCGCTCATCAAAAGGAGCTTTCAGCAAAGAAGCAGGCCGAGGGTTTGGCCAAGTATGCCGAGTCCACGGCCGACCAAAACGGCGTAGAGGTGAAGAAGTTCAAGCGCTTCGAGTCGTACAAGCGCGATAACCAGTTCCCACCCAAGGTCAGGGATATGGGCATTGTTATTGACCAAAAGAACGCCACCATCGTTCTGCCAGTGATGGGCAGACCCGTTCCGTTCCACGTCAATACCATCAAGAATGCCAGCAAGAGTGATGAAGGCGAGTGGTCATTCCTGCGCATCAACTTCCTGTCACCAGGTCAGGGTGTTGGACGCAAGGATGATCAGCCATTCGAGGATGCCTCGGCTCACTTCGTCAGAAGCTTGACCTTCCGTTCGACTGATGGTGATCGGTATACCGACATTGCCAACCAGATTGCCAACCTCAAGCGCGAGgccgtcaagaaggagcaggagaagaaggacctgGAGGATGTTATCGAGCAGGACAAGCTGGTTGAGATAAGAA ACCGCCGCCCCGCTGTTTTGGATAACGTCTTCATTCGGCCGGCCATGGAAGGCAAGCGTGTGCCAGGTAAGGTAGAGATTCACCAGAACGGTCTCCGCTACCAGTCACCATTGAGCACCACCCAACGTGTCGACATTCTCTTCTCCAACGTCCGCCACCTGTTTTTCCAGCCCTGCGAGCACGAGTTGATTGTCATCATCCACGTCCACCTCAAGGaccccatcctcttcggcaagaagaagaccaaggaTGTGCAGTTTTATCGTGAAGCCACCGATATCCAGTTTGACGAAACCGGCAATAGGAAGCGGAAGTACAGGtatggtgatgaggacgaaTTCGAAGccgagcaggaggagcgCCGTCGTCGCAACGAGCTCGATAGGCTGTTTAAGAGCTTTGCCGACAAGATAGCCGAAGCGGGCAAGAACGAGGGATTGGAAGTGGACATGCCGCTCCGCGAGATAGGATTCAATGGCGTGCCCTTCCGTAGTAACGTGTACATCCAGCCCACGACCGAGTGTCTGATCCAGATCACGGAACCGCCATTCATGGTCATCACGCTGGACGACATTGAAATCGCCCATCTGGAACGTGTGCAATACGGTCTCAAGAACTTTGATCTGGTCTTTATCTTTAAGGACTTTACTCGACCGCCAGCgcacatcaacaccatcccgGTTGAGTCGCTCGAGGACGTGAAAGAGTTTCTGGACTCCGTTAACATCGCCTACTCGGAGGGTCCCCTGAACCTCAACTGGTCGGTCATCATGAAGACCGTCACGGCAGACACCCACCAGTTCTTTTTGGACGGCGGCTGGGGTTTCCTCCAGAACGACTcggacgaggagggcgggtctgacgaggaggaggaggagtcggCGTTTGAGATTAGCGAGTCGGAGCTGGATGTTGCCAGCGAGTCGAGCGAGGAGGACTCGGACTTTGACAGTAATGCGTCTGCCGAGGCTAGTGATGAGGCGGAGATgtctgatgaggaggagggggaggattgggatgagctggagaagaaggcaagGAAGAGGGATAGGGAGagtgggttggaggaggaggataatAAGAAGGGggccaagaagcagaagagAAGGTAA